A window of the Phaseolus vulgaris cultivar G19833 chromosome 5, P. vulgaris v2.0, whole genome shotgun sequence genome harbors these coding sequences:
- the LOC137834124 gene encoding uncharacterized protein: MRSPTSVKEVQQLTGRMTALSSPGARPSAEAHLLRKQGLARPKIEVPVAREGDTSRGVLNPKAPPLFPQLHSGGDDKPPHPERGDLHETELGLQWMLSVDGSSNQQGSGAGIILEGPNGVLIEQALCFAFKASNNQAKYEALIAEMLLAKEMGAQSLLAKSDSQLVTGQVTGEYQAKDPQMAAYLRYVEVLKRAFTAFELVHVPREQNARADLLAKLASSGKGER, encoded by the exons atgaggagcccaacctcagttAAAGAAGTCCAGCAATTGACTGGGAGGATGACAGCTTTGTCCAG TCCAGGAGCAAGACCAAGTGCAGAAGCCCAtttacttcgtaagcaaggccttgcaaggcccaaAATTGAGGTACCAGTCGCTAGAGAAGGCGACACTAGCCGTGGTGTTCTCAACCCgaaggctccgccactatttccacaacttcacagtggtggtgatgacaaacctccccatccagaaa GAGGAGACCTGCACGAAACGGAATTAGGGTTacagtggatgctctcagtggatggatcttccaaccagcaagggagtggcgctggaataatcttggaggggcctaatggagtgttgatcgagcaagctttATGCTTCGCCTTCAAAGCGAGCAACAACCAGGCGAAGTACGAGGCGTTGATTGCTGAGATGCTattggctaaagaaatgggtgctCAGAGCCTCCTGGCAAAGAGCGACTCACAattggtcacagggcaagtaacgggggagtatcaggcaaaggatccacagatggccGCATACTTGAGATACGTTGAGGTGTTGAAGAGAGCCTTCACCGCGTTTGAGCTAGTGCATGTCcctagagagcaaaatgccagagctgacttgcttgccaagctggccagctcaggcaagggggaaAGGTAG
- the LOC137834125 gene encoding uncharacterized protein has protein sequence MIVYAFRKWMCPGSFSKSLNRSRPKTFAEVRRRAVEHIASEGETYEKCTTTAPTRPIAQIRTQPARVHEATTERKNQDRKCTYETRRTQPRVRAEGRREGNRLLRHNFVVELKDLIVVPNIADRLRPPVKSDKILGPHKESWCEFHEAFGHHINNCLALGYQLDELVKNGFLKDYLAGSTVTMATATPEEGQAHKMPTHEEVHTISGGFSGGGPTASQCKKYVRSVSSVAEEFPNDPWESDLVFTRADLRDVVPHDNDQVVISIVTAGRKVHRVLVDQGSSADVMFWSTFNKLQLFPDLLRPYTGCLYGFADNPVEVRG, from the coding sequence ATGATCGTGTATGCATTCAGGAAATGGATGTGTCCTGGGTCTTTCAGCAAGTCACTCAATCGTAGCCGCCCCAAAACTTTTGCTGAAGTaaggcgtcgggcggtagaacacaTCGCCTCTGAGGGCGAGAcatacgagaagtgcacgacAACTGCACCTACACGCCCAATAGCACAGATACGCACGCAACCCGCTAGGGTCCACGAAGCCACCACAGAAAGAAAGAACCAAGACAGGAAGTGCACCTACGAGACAAGGAGGACCCAGCCTAGGGTTCGagcagaaggaaggagagagggaaatagacttctaaggcacaactttgtggtggaacttAAAGACCTaatcgttgtgcccaacatagctgacaggttgaggccaccagtgaagtctgacaagatactgggacctcacaaggaatcatggtgcgaatttcacgaagcATTCGgacaccatattaacaactgtttggctctgggctatcagttggatgagcttgtgaagaatggtttcttgAAAGATTATCTCGCTGGGTCCACTGTGACCATGGCCACGGCGACACCAGAGGAAGGTCAAGCGCACAAAATGCCGACCCACGAAGAAGTACATACCATTTCTGGCGGCTTTTCCGgaggaggacccactgcctctcaaTGTAAGAAATATGTGAGGTCAGTAAGTTCAGTTGCTGAGGAATTTCCAAAcgacccgtgggagtcagacctcgttttcacaagggctgacctaCGGGATGTCGTCCCACACGACAATGACCAAGTGGTTATTTCAATAgtcacagcgggaagaaaggtacatagggtcctcgtcgaccaaggcagttctgcagacgtcatgttttggtcgaccttcaataAGCTACAGTTGTTccccgaccttttgagaccctatactggatgcttgtatgggtttgcagataacccagtagaggtacgtggctag